A genome region from Nycticebus coucang isolate mNycCou1 chromosome 4, mNycCou1.pri, whole genome shotgun sequence includes the following:
- the CENPO gene encoding centromere protein O isoform X1, producing MERANTLRQEGESKGGVLAHLERLEAEVNRSCKGKRSEELQSAQAVESALETKIRKLRLLRDELRAELKQPQARVKASIANVEPDQKVEISEEDLERKQENMKAILQAYRFTGLSGKLTSRGVCICISTAFEGNLLDSYFVDLVIQKPLQIHHHSVPVFIPLEEIAAKYLQTDIQRFLFSLWEYLNAYSGRKYQADQLQSDFAVFLNGPLQRNSLCNLLSFTYKVDPRDQSFQFYARLLYKDLTMSLPTDVTVTYQGMEALSTSWEEQRASHEILFCTKPLHQVFASFAQKGEKLDVSLVS from the exons ATGGAGCGGGCGAATACTTTACGTCAAGAGGGAGAATCCAAAGGAG GTGTCTTAGCTCACTTGGAAAGACTAGAGGCTGAAGTGAACAGATCCTGTAAAGGTAAACGGTCTGAAGAGCTGCAGAGTGCGCAGGCAGTGGAAAGTGCTCTTGAAACCAAGATCCGTAAACTGAGGCTTCTACGAGATGAGCTGAGGGCTGAACTGAAGCAACCACAAGCCAGA GTTAAAGCATCTATTGCCAACGTAGAACCTGACCAAAAAGTGGAGATCAGTGAGGAAGATTtggaaagaaagcaggaaaataTGAAAGCCATTTTGCAGGCATATCGTTTTACAG GACTCAGTGGTAAACTGACCAGCCGAGGAGTCTGCATCTGTATCAGTACTGCTTTTGAGGGGAACCTATTGGATTCCTATTTTGTGGACCTTGTCATACAGAAGCCTCTCCAGATACATCACCATTCGGTTCCAGTCTTCATTCCTCTAGAAGAAATAGCTGCAAAATACTTACAGACTGACATTCAGCGCTTCCTGTTCAGtctctgggagtatttaaatgcTTACTCTGGGCGGAAGTACCAAGCAGATCAACTTCAG AGTGACTTTGCAGTTTTTCTGAATGGGCCGCTGCAGAGAAACTCCCTGTGCAACTTGCTGTCATTTACTTACAAAGTGGATCCAAGGGATCAGTCTTTCCAATTTTATGCAAGATTGCTGTATAAGGACCTCACAATGAGTCTTCCCACTGATGTCACTGTTACATATCAAG gaATGGAAGCATTATCCACTTCCTGGGAAGAACAGCGTGCATCCCATGAAATTCTGTTCTGTACAAAACCCCTACATCAAGTGTTTGCTTCATTTGcacaaaaaggagaaaagctgGATGTGAGCCTGGTCTcctag
- the CENPO gene encoding centromere protein O isoform X2: MKHLIPSSETSIIIHCPWDKVKASIANVEPDQKVEISEEDLERKQENMKAILQAYRFTGLSGKLTSRGVCICISTAFEGNLLDSYFVDLVIQKPLQIHHHSVPVFIPLEEIAAKYLQTDIQRFLFSLWEYLNAYSGRKYQADQLQSDFAVFLNGPLQRNSLCNLLSFTYKVDPRDQSFQFYARLLYKDLTMSLPTDVTVTYQGMEALSTSWEEQRASHEILFCTKPLHQVFASFAQKGEKLDVSLVS, from the exons ATGAAACACCTCATTCCCAGCTCAGAAACCTCAATAATCATTCACTGCCCGTGGGATAAG GTTAAAGCATCTATTGCCAACGTAGAACCTGACCAAAAAGTGGAGATCAGTGAGGAAGATTtggaaagaaagcaggaaaataTGAAAGCCATTTTGCAGGCATATCGTTTTACAG GACTCAGTGGTAAACTGACCAGCCGAGGAGTCTGCATCTGTATCAGTACTGCTTTTGAGGGGAACCTATTGGATTCCTATTTTGTGGACCTTGTCATACAGAAGCCTCTCCAGATACATCACCATTCGGTTCCAGTCTTCATTCCTCTAGAAGAAATAGCTGCAAAATACTTACAGACTGACATTCAGCGCTTCCTGTTCAGtctctgggagtatttaaatgcTTACTCTGGGCGGAAGTACCAAGCAGATCAACTTCAG AGTGACTTTGCAGTTTTTCTGAATGGGCCGCTGCAGAGAAACTCCCTGTGCAACTTGCTGTCATTTACTTACAAAGTGGATCCAAGGGATCAGTCTTTCCAATTTTATGCAAGATTGCTGTATAAGGACCTCACAATGAGTCTTCCCACTGATGTCACTGTTACATATCAAG gaATGGAAGCATTATCCACTTCCTGGGAAGAACAGCGTGCATCCCATGAAATTCTGTTCTGTACAAAACCCCTACATCAAGTGTTTGCTTCATTTGcacaaaaaggagaaaagctgGATGTGAGCCTGGTCTcctag